In a single window of the Thermus amyloliquefaciens genome:
- a CDS encoding Maf family protein, with protein sequence MAGRNAPLVLTLASGSPRRRALLEALGFPLRVVPPGVEEEGEGLLLDPKELALALARRKGEGVPGEWVLAADTVVDLDGRVLGKPKDRAENHHFLRLLSGRTHRVHTAIYLRTPGDLVAEVHTAQVRFRRLSEEEIAWYVQSGEGLDKAGGYGAQGLGMALLEGVVGDFYTVVGLPVARVFALLWERGFRP encoded by the coding sequence ATGGCAGGAAGGAACGCCCCTTTAGTGCTCACCCTGGCCTCGGGAAGCCCAAGGCGCCGGGCCCTCCTCGAGGCCCTGGGCTTTCCCTTAAGGGTGGTGCCTCCCGGGGTGGAGGAGGAAGGGGAAGGCCTCCTTTTAGACCCCAAGGAGCTGGCCCTCGCCCTGGCCCGGCGCAAGGGGGAAGGGGTGCCCGGGGAGTGGGTGTTGGCGGCGGATACCGTGGTGGACCTGGACGGCCGGGTGCTGGGCAAACCCAAGGACCGGGCGGAAAACCACCACTTCCTCCGCCTCCTTTCCGGCAGAACCCACCGGGTCCACACCGCCATCTACCTCCGCACCCCAGGGGATCTGGTGGCGGAGGTGCACACCGCCCAGGTCCGCTTCCGCAGGCTCTCCGAGGAGGAGATCGCCTGGTACGTGCAAAGCGGGGAGGGCCTGGACAAGGCGGGGGGCTACGGGGCTCAGGGCCTGGGTATGGCCCTTTTGGAGGGGGTCGTGGGGGATTTCTACACGGTGGTGGGCCTGCCCGTGGCCCGGGTTTTTGCCCTCCTTTGGGAAAGGGGGTTTAGGCCATGA
- the mreD gene encoding rod shape-determining protein MreD: MMGISLLITLLLSGLLGALWPQGLMAPDLFLVLALLYARGLPYYLGLPSAFFLGLVQDLLGYGLLGLHAVGLLSASYAFYAASRRLAPGEVPGVLFSFLWAFSAKWAGYFLVAYWLRLELPAFLPLDLILEGLFTLPLVLLAWRFGPPSPRP; the protein is encoded by the coding sequence ATGATGGGCATTTCGCTCCTAATCACCCTCCTCCTCTCCGGCCTCCTGGGGGCCCTCTGGCCTCAGGGGCTGATGGCCCCGGACCTCTTCTTGGTGCTGGCCCTCCTCTACGCCCGCGGCCTTCCCTACTACCTGGGCCTTCCTTCGGCCTTTTTCCTAGGGCTTGTGCAAGACCTTCTGGGCTATGGGCTTTTGGGTCTCCATGCAGTGGGGCTTTTGAGCGCCAGCTACGCCTTTTACGCGGCGAGCCGCCGCCTGGCTCCGGGGGAGGTCCCCGGGGTCCTCTTCTCCTTCCTCTGGGCCTTTTCCGCCAAGTGGGCGGGCTACTTCCTGGTGGCCTACTGGTTGCGCCTGGAGCTTCCCGCCTTCCTGCCCCTGGACCTCATCCTGGAGGGCCTCTTCACCCTTCCCTTGGTCCTCCTGGCCTGGCGCTTCGGGCCACCTTCCCCACGGCCATGA
- the mreC gene encoding rod shape-determining protein MreC: MREVALRRGLFLLLLAVGLALAALTRPLAPASPSPFPPHRPLPALGHRLGQNLRAALTALLNRQDLYGENRTLKARLSQLESENRRLRLEVERLSRALQVQATQAPGVVAVAPVVGEDLSGLYRRLILGLGERDGLRVGMPVTAPEGLVGLIVEVEERRALVRTLLDPESQVGVRPEKAPGRGVARGVPPDRLVAEFPPTVRVAPGDLLLTGAPLGLFPDGIPVGRVERVERVQGGLKLRAWVRPLVELSLLEEVIVLRPL, translated from the coding sequence ATGAGGGAGGTGGCCCTGCGCCGGGGGCTTTTCCTCCTGCTGTTGGCCGTGGGCCTGGCCCTGGCGGCCTTAACCCGCCCCCTCGCCCCCGCCTCGCCCTCACCCTTTCCCCCTCACCGCCCCCTTCCGGCCCTGGGCCACCGCCTGGGGCAGAACCTGCGGGCGGCCCTGACCGCCCTCCTTAACCGCCAAGACCTCTATGGGGAAAACCGAACCCTAAAGGCACGGCTGTCCCAGCTGGAAAGCGAGAACCGAAGGCTTCGCCTCGAGGTGGAGCGCCTCTCCCGGGCCCTCCAGGTCCAGGCCACCCAGGCCCCCGGGGTGGTGGCGGTGGCCCCGGTGGTGGGGGAGGACCTTTCCGGGCTGTACCGCCGCCTCATCCTGGGCCTAGGGGAGCGGGATGGCCTCCGGGTGGGCATGCCGGTGACCGCCCCGGAGGGGCTGGTGGGGCTCATCGTGGAGGTGGAGGAACGCCGGGCCTTGGTACGCACCCTCCTGGATCCGGAAAGCCAGGTGGGCGTGCGGCCGGAAAAGGCCCCAGGGCGGGGGGTGGCCCGGGGCGTTCCCCCGGACCGCCTGGTGGCGGAGTTCCCCCCCACGGTCCGGGTGGCTCCGGGGGACCTGCTCCTCACCGGAGCCCCTTTAGGGCTTTTCCCCGACGGGATTCCCGTGGGCCGGGTGGAGCGCGTGGAGCGCGTCCAAGGGGGATTAAAGCTGCGGGCCTGGGTCAGGCCTTTGGTGGAGCTTTCCCTCCTGGAAGAGGTCATCGTGCTGAGGCCGTTATGA